From Drosophila santomea strain STO CAGO 1482 chromosome 2R, Prin_Dsan_1.1, whole genome shotgun sequence:
CTCCCTCACAACACACACATTGCGCACCAAAATTCAGCTCATCGCCGCCATAATGTGGGCAATCTGCTCTATTTTTAGTGCTCCCGACCAGGAGGAGTTCCATTGCAGTCATCCGGAGAACTGATGGCAACAGCTGCTTTTTCTGCTGCGGGGAGTCCATCCATATCTGCACATGCACAGGGAAAACTTATCCGTGTTAATTGTTGGTAAAGGCAAAGTGGTTTTTATGAAAACTGTAGAAAcgcatattttaaatgcattttttgaaatttccaaaaaataattctttatttttttaatatcgCTGATTTTTTAACAGCCCGAAGTATACAGTATTTGGTATGCGTGTACATAGGCTACTTAGTCCTCCTTTACTCTAATCGAAACCACAACCACAGCACCACTGTGCAGCTATCCACCAGATGCAAGGTGGGGCAGGGTGCTCAGGAAGGGGGTTGGCTAAGTGGAGGGCAGGAGGTTGCTCTGCTCTTGTCTGGCCTCTGTGAACTGTGTTAATATTTAcgcaagttaattaaaaatcttttCTAATTTGCATAAAGTTTATGCCGTCATTTGTTTGCGGCTTGTGTCCGATAGATGGCGTCACTGAAGAAACTAGGGCACTGTAAGAAATTAGGCAGACGCTTATATCAATTTAATCGTTAGCAATATGTTTGAAAGCACCAGCGAACAGGGCACATTGGAGATTATGAATATAAAAGTATAGGAAATAAAgtaaaatgtttgttttattaCGAAATTATTTCGTATTCCTAAGATTCTTTGTTTTACCACTTTGTCAATCACTCAACCTATAAACAAACTCGAGTTAATTTAAGTCGGATTATAACTGAATAGTTCAGATAAGAGATCTGAGATACGCCGTCTCTAGTGTAGAGCCTTTGTTCCATTATTATCTCACACTGCCTCTTCCCGTCTCCCTCTAGCCCTTTTTGCCCGTCTCTTTCTAACAGAAGAGGCGCCTTGCAATTTAGTTGCATGAATGTGTGACAGCTTTAGGCAGCTGAAATTCCATCCGAGGCTTTGGACCCGCCTTGgccttttgtttgctttctcTGGTAGTACAGCCCATCCGCTTCTCCGCTTCTCTGCTTTCCAGTGGCCACACTCTTCCTCCTCTTCGGATTACACTAATTAACGAAATGCACTTGGCTCAAAGTGGGTTGAATGCGGGGTTTTTTGGGTTTACTTTGTGGGCGTGTGATTGTCAAATTGAGATTGCAAAAACAAGAACGGCGACTGACGTCGCACAACGATAATTATATGGCTAGAAAAAGATAGAACCGAAAGAAGGGAAGGGGTTATGGTGGGTAATGAAGGAGGGGAAGGAGAGATGGGATCTGGGAGCTCGGTAGCTCTTGAAGGGGTTAAGGATGCGACGTGGAAACTGAGACTCATTTGTTTGCCGCCTGCTAATTACACGGCATTTAAGAGAGTTACGCCAAAGGAAAGTTTTTCCCAGGACTTGATGCAGTTTCCGTTTGGCCAAATCCGTGAATCGTGGTCATTCCACTCGTGCCACTTGAAACCTTCGTTTGCGCACAATtttgatgacgatgatgatgatgctgatgatggtGGAACTTGCGAAGCACGTACTCCAAATGGACGCcattcaaaataaaatccGTACGAGTGGCGTCGTTAGGGGTTGAGATTTCAATTAAAGCCGCCGCAGGATTATGTACCCCCTCGAACCACTTCACTACGCCCGACCGTCCATATGGACAGGGTCTCCAGCGCCCAGTTAAGGGCTTGGTCCGGCCCCATAAACATTCTGTATTCGTGTTTACCTCGGCTGGCTTTTAATCCTGGGTGTGTCCCTGGTAGCCGTTAACCTTTATGTGCTCTTGGGCGGTTATAACACGACCAACAGCGAGACAGTCGCAATTAACAAAATCCAATAATTGCGGGCTAACGCATCCTCCTATTCCCAGTGGCGCATCTGGACTACTGGGATATCTGAACGAAGGATAAATAGTGAACGTTGGCCTTGCAAACATTCAGATGCcgcaaccaaaaaaaaaaatcatttcatTCCATAATTGataagaaaatgtatttatagTACTTTGTGTACTATTTGTTGGGGTATCTTCTGAACTCAGATAGGGAATATAATAACACAGCGTAGTGAAATGTAGAATGCAGGCAGACTGAAGCGCTTCCCCAGTGGCCAACGCCCCCAAATTTCACCCTTGTGCTGTGGGACATGCAAATGACTGCAATAAAATCGCCGGTATTCGGTGGGCAGGCAGGAAACTCTTATGATTACTTTGCTTTCCGCACAGTTACTCACATAGACCACCTTCCTCTATTTGTGATTTTTCCAGGCGCTGACCAAGTTTCAAACCTCACAAAAAGTGACCAACAAGACGGGCATCGAGCAGGAGGACGCTCTGCTGAACGAGTCCGCAGCTAGAGAGACATCGCTCAACCTCCAAATCTTTGATCTGGAGAACGAGCTTAAACAACTGCGCCATGAGTTGGAAAGGGTTCGAAACGAGCGCGATAGGATGCTGCAGGAGAACTCGGATTTTGGCCGAGACAAGAGCGACAGCGAGGCGGATCGTCTACGCCTCAAGTCCGAGCTGAAGGACCTTAAGTTTCGGGAGACGCGAATGCTCAGCGAATACtcggagctggaggaggagaacATATCGCTGCAAAAGCAGGTCTCCAGCCTGCGCAGCTCACAGGTACAGACAAAATACAAGGATTTGTTACAAATTTCTATTGAcaatttgtttcaatttcttaGGTGGAGTTTGAAGGTGCCAAACACGAGATCCGTCGTCTCACCGAAGAAGTTGAGCTTTTGAATCAACAGGTCGACGAGCTCGCCAATCTAAAGAAGATTGCCGAGAAGCAAATGGAGGAAGCTCTAGAGGCCTTGCAGGTAAATATTTGCTCCTTCCAAAAACTCTTGTTAACATTTTACCAAttcttcaaaatatttaactctATTTGGCTATCTAAAAGGGTGAACGGGAGGCGAAATATGCATTGAAGAAGGAACTGGATGGTCACTTGAACCGTGAGTCTATGTACCACATCAGCAACCTCGCCTACAGCATACGCAGCAACATGGAAGACAACGCCAGCAACAACTCGGACGGTGAGGAGGAAAATCTAGCTCTAAAGCGTCTGGAGGCTGATCTGAGCACCGAACTGAAATCTCCCGATGGCACCAAATGCGATCTGTTCTCGGAGATTCATCTGAACGAACTAAAGAAACTGGAGAAGCAGTTGGAAAGTATGGAGAGTGAGAAGACTCATCTGACGGCCAATTTAAGGGAAGCTCAGACGAGTCTTGACAAATCACAAAACGAGCTGCAGAACTTTATGTCTCGACTGGCCCTTCTTGCAGCCCATGTCGATGCTCTAGTTCAGCTAAAGAAGCAAATCGATGTGAAGGAACAGGGCAAGGAAGGTGACCAGAAGAAGGATGAACTAGAGCAGCAGCTGCGAGTTTTAATCTCGCAGTATGCCAACTGGTTTACGCTTTCCGCCAAGGAGATCGATGGCCTTAAGACTGACATTGCCGAACTTCAGAAGGGACTCAACTACACGGACGCCACCACAACGCTGCGCAACGAGGTGACCAACCTTAAGAACAAGCTTCTTGCCACGGAGCAAAAGTCACTGGACCTGCAGAGCGATGTTCAAACGCTTACGCACATCTCTCAAAACGCTGGCCAAAGTCTGGGCTCAGCTCGCAGTACTCTGGTGGCGTTAAGCGACGATTTGGCGCAGTTGTATCACCTAGTTTGCACAGTCAACGGAGAAACACCAACGCGTGTTCTGCTCGATCATAAGACCGATGACATGAGGTAATATAAATTGTATCAAACGTATCAATTTTCATTGTGACTTATTGTTGaactccttttttttttaaccattTTAGTTTCGAGAACGATTCCTTGACTGCCATCCAGTCGCAATTCAAATCGGATGTTTTTATTGCCAAGCCCCAAATCGTGGAGGATCTTCAAGGCTTGGCGGATTCCGTGGAAATTAAGAAGTATGTGGATACAGTCAGCGATCAGATCAAGTATCTTAAGACGGCTGTTGAGCATACCATTGATTTGAATAAACACAAAATCCGCTCTGAGGGTGGCGATGGTATGTGGTTGCCTTAAAGCCATcgaaatttccattaaataaaatatattccaGCTCTGGAGAAGGTCAACACAGAGGAGATGGAAGAACTGCAGGAGCAGATAGTCAAGTTGAAGAGCCTGCTGTCCGTGAAGCGCGAACAGATTGGAACTCTGCGCAACGTGCTCAAGTCAAACAAGCAAACCGCTGAGGTGGCCCTGACCAATCTCAAGTCGAAGTACGAGACCGAGAAGACCATTGTCAGCGACACCATGTCCAAGCTACGTAATGAGCTCAGGCTTCTTAAGGAGGATGCAGCCACTTTCTCAAGTAAGTATCTGAAAGATAGTTTTCTATGCGACATGATTCATATATGCTTATAATGATTCACAATTGTTTAGGCCTGCGTGCCATGTTCGCCGCTCGATGCGAGGAGTATGTGACCCAGGTGGATGATCTCAACCGCCAGTTGGAAGCAGCAGAGGAGGAGAAAAAGACTCTAAACCAGCTGTTGCGCTTGGCTGTCCAGCAGAAGCTGGCACTCACTCAGCGACTCGAGGAGATGGAAATGGACCGGTGGGTGCACTTGGGTCGTTAAATGTCAGCTGCATCACCACTCGCAGTCACAAGCAAAAACACATTCATTCTTTTCTTGATAAGGGCTCCCAATATCCCTGTTTTCCCCCTGAAACTTCCTTAAGAACCCAGCAATTGGTAAGCCCCTGCAAGTGGCAGAAATTTTGTTGCATGCACGCCCGCCTGCTAACCTGCTGCTGGAATCCGCCTAACCTCATGAGAAACcgttattttaatttgattcaGCTTAATTGATTAAATGTATGTTTCCAATTAACAACTAACAAATATCCTATATTCACTCCCAACAGCGAAATGCGTCATGTCCGTCGGCCGATGCCCGCCCAGCGTGGCACGAGCGGCAAGTCCTCCTTCAGCACAAGGCCTTCGAGCAGGAATCCAGCAAGCAGTAACGCCAACCCATTCTAACATAAGATCAGCGTGCAGCGTAAACTTCTGGCTTTGGTTTATACTTTGCTTAAGTTGTAAAATCGTTGGAGTTCCTGCGGAATAGAGAGATTCCCAAAATCACATGATATATTGCAAACGTATTCGAGAACGAAGCTATATCCCAGCTCTATCCAACTACTATAACTATGTTTGTATTGTACTTGTATTTATTGAAAGTTTAGTTAGACGAAAGTTTTGTGTTAGGCAAGGGAGAAACAAACGGTTATTAACGGTTAGTTACTTAAACGtccaattaatttaattaaaaaatgaaaacgttaAGGAAGATTAAATAATAACGTAACGCATTGTATTTTTCTATACACCAATGGCGTGCTTGTCATGAGGACGTCTGATTGGTTTGATCTAAGTTTGGTTAACTTTatgattttttgatttttgttaaCAACGCTGTGCGCAAGCGAATAAATTGACAAACTAAAATGATACATAAGGTATTGATATTAACAACTGAAAGATGCATTAATTGGCCAGCCCGATCCCCTAAAGTATTTTTCCAAGGTCCAGTTGAAGCTAAGTGGCCAACAAAGGTGTACGTAAAAATCGAGAGATCAGTTTTTGTTCGAAATGTATATTAGCCATGGCTTGCAGCCATTGAACCTAGAGTAGCACCAGGCTACGTCTCAAAGACGATTCTGAATGATGATGAagatttttgtatttattgaGCGGCATTTGGTCGccatgaaatgaaaaattgtaggaaattaattataatttgcaattgagaaaaacgaagtttttgtgttttatttagttatattaattgcaaacaaaacgtatgatttgtgcattattatttaatacaattaataaattgcaacacaacaaaataaatcatGTAAACACTTtagtttcattttatttttatattttagggCGGATTCCCGTCCCCATATTATTGTTCAAGTGTtgtttaaaaagaaatattataaatcAATGCCTAAAAGTTTGGAAAACAGGAGGATGTTCTCCTGTTCATAATAACGTAATGGACGCAGGTTTTTGTCTTACTGTAAAATTCCTAACCTTTATTTTTGCTTAAGTCAAACATggtataaaaatttatatgtttatttcaGAAATAAATAACTATGATGATTACCAGCAGCTTAACCAACATAAGAATAGCGTTAAAGTTTAAAGAATATTATTATAGTAGCTAATTGAACATAAAAGGTAGAGGTATCAGTCAGAGCACTTTCTGTagtgtttttaaattaatccACCCCAAAAAAGCCTAAGACCTACAAACCTGGTTGCTTCTATTTGGGTTCTCGATGTTTTCGTTGTCAATCGGAAAAGATCGATATTCTACatgaaatttatatatacaagATCGTATATTGTGTAAATTACCGAGccattaaattgaatttatatttaaataaacacagacacacatacTAATACACACAACGTCCATTCATGTATTCACATATTAACTCTTTGGAGTTGCCTAAAAATTATGCAACGTGCCAGAACAATGAGGAGAAGGCCTctaattaattgtaaatatatttatacacagATTGAAGTCAGTAGATATTTCGAATGATAAACaagcgaaaaaaacaaattgcatacatatttcaaatgattttattgtaattttaacCGTCCCTTTTTGCgaacaaatacaaaatacaaagtCTATTTACGCAACTCACTGAACCAATAACGAACGAATGAAACAACTCACTTTAAGTTTCGTGTCCAACCAAAAGTCCGAGATCACATTCAACTCATACATCGATCCAACAAGCCAAAGTATTGATAGCCAATATGCGTACTacataaatcataaaataaactCGAGACTAGAGTACTTCAATTAGAGATTATTGATAGCCAGAAACGAAGTGGCAGCAAAGCAAATAGTTTTCTATTTCACGAAAGAAAGATTAAGAAAGATTGTAATAGTAAAGCAATTGAATTTAAGATTTGAAAGATATTTAATGTAAGTTTTATGATAAAATGCCGGCAAACTGCACTAACTTTGCATGTGGTAACTGTGAACATATGAAAAGTGCAACCGAGTGTGCAAGGGATAGAccagaaataaatataaattatacaaaatactCATTgcaaaatatgtgaaaataaacaaactagCAAATATGAgtttagattttttttaatattatttttacaatcgtattccttttttttcggcttacgggcgttagagtgggcggggcaaaaagctttttggcaaatcaaaaaaaatttacaatactaataaaaaacaagagagaacgctatagtcgagttccccgactatctgatacccgttactcagctagtggaagtgcgaaggagagtcttcaacactgacagtttttggcggtttgtgggcgtaagagtgggcgtggcaaaaagttttttgtcaaatcgatagaaattttcaagactaatacaaaaatgaaaaaatatcaaaacatttttcaaaagtgtgggcgtggcagctttgggcggtttgtgggcgttagagtgggcgtggcaaaagtttaGCAAATGaagaaatagaaacaataaaaaataaaaaaaacatttttcaaaagtgtgggcgtggcagctttgtgggcgttagagtgggcgtggcaacatgaatcgacaaacttgcgttgcttctatgtctctggagtctgtatgcttaatctcaactttctagcttttgtagttcctgagatctcagcgttcatacggacggacagacggacatggccagatcgaatcggctattgatcctgatcaagaatatatatcctttatatggtcggaaacgcttccttctgcctgttacaaTGCCTTGAACAATTTTGCCGATTGatttctctcttgtttctatCTGGTTTTCTTCAGTTACAGCCAGGTAACGCTCCAAGACCTAATTGCAATGACTATATAGTCTAATGGCAAGTTTTTGTCTAACACTACAACCATACTAACCAACAACCATTTCATGGTACTAAATATAACTATAAACAATTAGAACAATTGCAACCCAAATGAATCCAGCGTAACCAAAGCAGTGGTCGCGCAACCCTTTCCCAAAATGATTCCTGGGGGATTCCATTCATTTGGTAAGTgtctaaaatatttttatagaaagtcaacttgctttattttttatgatgattGACGGGCATTCCGGGCAGCAGATACAAACAGATCAAATACATCAAGTTGAAGGTACATCGTCGAAGTTTGGTCCACGTTTCGTTTTCTTGAAAAGAGCTAATCATATGGCCTTGGAGACGTTTGAGTCTTTGACGACTACTGGAATCCCTCAGGACGCTGAAGAAGCTGGTGCGAGATTGGTTGATCTCCTGGCGCAACTCCGTGATTTCGTTTGACATTTCTTGAGCACTCTCACGCAATTGATCCAATTCTCCAGTTCGACTTAAGTACGAAAGTGAATAAGAATATGTAAACCATAAAATTCAagttttgtttgaaaataatatgtttcGTAAATTGTATATGTGTTGCTCACAAAAAATTTACTCTGTTAGTAATGACTCGTTTTAATTATGATTTAGTAAAAGTTAATGCAGTAAATCGGCTTTTTATGGGAATTTCGGGTAAATATTATTATGAGTCTTAACTTTTAAGGTATTATTAGCCGACGTATATAATTTATAGGATCGGATACATGAGTCCTTTTACACACTTTACCATGAATCTAGTACACCCTTTTAGACAAAGAAACgtgggtataaaaattaacatttatttgcgctttgattattataaaatatttttttaaaaatcatattcgtaaaatatatgtttatacccgttactcgtacagtaaaaggatatacaaaattcgttaaaaagtaaGTAAccggcagaaggaagcgttttcaACCATATAAATAGCCGATCActagtcgagtcgatctggccaaatatccgtatgaacgcctcgATTTCAGAAACTATagaagctagaaagttaagattaagctGGATTAAGCTAGAAAAGCTCCATAAAAACGATTTACTCAATCTAATAGACACATCACTCCGAACccatgaaaaacaaaaaacatcaTCAGAATCATACCGAAATGTGTATTCACTGACGGTTCAAAAATTAACTCCACAATAACATTCGCCATCCCAACGGAAACAAGCATTTTGAAATACGGCATACTGCCCCATATTCACCTCAGAAACAATCGCTACCCTAGAAGCAATTGAACTtacgaaaaaccaaaaaccaaattcaTTATCTGTTTCGACTCCTTATCAGCAGAATTAGATCACTTTTAAAACAATACGctaccaaaatgaaaacaagagagagaGTGCTATTGTCGAGttccgactatctgataccctagtggaagtgcgaggGAGAAATTGAAACACTAACAGTatttggcagtttgtgggcggtagagtgggcgtggctaaaTCTTTTTTGGCAACCcgatagaaatatacaagactaatatgtctctggagtctgcatgcttaatctcaaatttctagcttttatagttcctgagatctcgacgttcatacggacaaacagatcgactcggctattaatcgtcggaaacgcttccttctgcctgttacatacttttcaacgaatctagaatacccttttactctacgagtaatgggtataataACTCACCAACACTACATAAGCCCAAATTCTATACCAAAATGTCCGTTTTGCCAAGGTGATATTTCAATAAGCCATATATTTCACTCGTGCCCATCCAtcatacaaaaaaacaagccATATTTAACAATAACCCTATAAAGCTTATTAGCAAGCATTAGACCCAGATAACATACAAAAAATCTTACTTTTTCTCCAAAAAACAGAATTATACCATAAATTCTAAAAATAAGACAAATGTACATAATAAGCACAAAAATCATTGATCCAAATACCCAATATGATTAGGATACAATGCAATTGTTAACCAATATAGCCACAgtcttgtatatttctatcgatttgccaaataactttttgccgcgcccactctaatgtccaaaaactgtcaaagtttaaatttctccttcgcactatCACCAGCTGACtaacaggtatcagatagtcggggaacatGACTATAGGATTCTCGTTTTCCAagcgtttaaaaaaaaaaacgagatcGAGCTATGCTAAAATCTTTTCGgaattatcaaaaaattcaattttacttataattttttttcctgaTAAGACTTCCGTTATATGGTGTACAAAACCATTGGAAAGCCTCAGTCTCAGTCTATTTAATCATCCCGAACAAGCATGAAATCGATCGTTGCTTCAGCAGCCATTCTTTTAGTCTGCGTTCTTTTAAACGAAGCTTGCAAGCATTGTGTTCCCATGGAAGGCTGTTTAATCCTGAAAAAAATAACAGTGTGCAAAAACAATGAAGTCTATTGTGACGTTACCGTAGGGGTGCATAGCCCAGTAGGAGCGCATGGAGAACCGAATTCTAAGTCTGAAGAGGAGGGAGTACCCATTACGTATTGGCCACCCAAAGCATCATTTGCTCAGCAAAACAATATTCCCACGAAAGCTGACATACCTATTGCTGCAGTGGCCCCATCTGCCCCCCGGAACAATGTTCCCACAGGAATCTGTGTTCCCATGAACCAGTGCTTAATCcgaaaaaatgtaaatgtgtGCCAATACAATCAAGTCTGTTGTGACGTTACCGTAGGGGTGCATAGCCCAGTAGGAGCGCATGGAGAACCGAATTCTAAGTCTGAAAAGGAGGGAGTACCCATTACGTATTGGCCACCCAGCGCAGATTTCGActtaatatttgatttttcgcAGGATCCTAATAACTCAGTAGAAACGATTCGGCAACCAGGTTTTGATCCTACAGTAagttgttttaaattatactTCTGGATTTGTTATAGCTTAcatttttaccttttttcaGTCATCATCCTCGGAAGAGGAGGCACCGGACAATATTCCCTTAAAAGCTAATATTCCGAATACGTATGGGCCACCCACTGTATTGGTCCCAACTGCTCCCCAAAACAATACTTCCATAGAAGCTAGCATACCCGTTATGTATTGGCCACCCAAAGCATCCCCCCAAAACAATGTTTCAATGGAAGCATTG
This genomic window contains:
- the LOC120445122 gene encoding protein bicaudal D — encoded protein: MSSSSNVDNGLSPGQSVQDLQMEVERLTRELDQVSSASAQSAQYGLSLLEEKSALQQKCEELETLYDNTRHELDITQEALTKFQTSQKVTNKTGIEQEDALLNESAARETSLNLQIFDLENELKQLRHELERVRNERDRMLQENSDFGRDKSDSEADRLRLKSELKDLKFRETRMLSEYSELEEENISLQKQVSSLRSSQVEFEGAKHEIRRLTEEVELLNQQVDELANLKKIAEKQMEEALEALQGEREAKYALKKELDGHLNRESMYHISNLAYSIRSNMEDNASNNSDGEEENLALKRLEADLSTELKSPDGTKCDLFSEIHLNELKKLEKQLESMESEKTHLTANLREAQTSLDKSQNELQNFMSRLALLAAHVDALVQLKKQIDVKEQGKEGDQKKDELEQQLRVLISQYANWFTLSAKEIDGLKTDIAELQKGLNYTDATTTLRNEVTNLKNKLLATEQKSLDLQSDVQTLTHISQNAGQSLGSARSTLVALSDDLAQLYHLVCTVNGETPTRVLLDHKTDDMSFENDSLTAIQSQFKSDVFIAKPQIVEDLQGLADSVEIKKYVDTVSDQIKYLKTAVEHTIDLNKHKIRSEGGDALEKVNTEEMEELQEQIVKLKSLLSVKREQIGTLRNVLKSNKQTAEVALTNLKSKYETEKTIVSDTMSKLRNELRLLKEDAATFSSLRAMFAARCEEYVTQVDDLNRQLEAAEEEKKTLNQLLRLAVQQKLALTQRLEEMEMDREMRHVRRPMPAQRGTSGKSSFSTRPSSRNPASSNANPF